Proteins found in one Methylobacter sp. S3L5C genomic segment:
- a CDS encoding nucleoside recognition domain-containing protein yields the protein MLNIIWICFFLAAFFTALFKLIFLGDQQVFAQIMEAMFSLSKSAFEISLGLTGVLALWLGIMRIGEKSGFILLLTQSLTPLFSRLMPDVPKGHPALGAIVMNISANALGLDNAATPLGIKAMKELQTLNPNPDTATNAQILFLVINTSGVTLFPITIFTYRAQLGAENPTDVFIPILIATYISTLVGLLAVAFVQKINLLDKVVMAYLGSFTLVVGGLLVYFSSLPQQQMLQQSAIISNIILFSLIISFIFGALYKGINAYDAFIEGAKEGFQTAILIIPYLVAMLVAIGVFRASGALEMLADLARTLVHYFGIDDRFVDALPTALMKPFSGSGARAMMIDTMKTHGADSFSGRLASVVQGSTETTFYVLAIYFGSVGIKRIRHAAACGIIADFAGIIAAIFVTYWFFG from the coding sequence TTGTTAAATATCATCTGGATTTGCTTCTTCCTTGCCGCTTTTTTTACTGCGCTATTTAAACTGATTTTTCTGGGCGACCAGCAAGTTTTTGCACAAATCATGGAAGCCATGTTTAGCTTGTCTAAATCGGCTTTTGAAATTTCGCTAGGCTTAACCGGTGTACTGGCGTTGTGGTTAGGGATTATGCGGATTGGTGAAAAGAGCGGTTTTATTCTGTTATTAACGCAAAGTCTTACGCCTTTATTTAGCCGTTTAATGCCCGATGTGCCCAAAGGACATCCGGCCTTGGGCGCTATCGTGATGAATATTTCCGCCAATGCCTTGGGTCTGGATAATGCAGCAACGCCTTTAGGAATTAAGGCGATGAAGGAACTGCAAACATTAAATCCCAATCCTGACACGGCTACCAACGCGCAAATTTTGTTTTTGGTTATTAATACGTCAGGCGTTACGCTATTTCCCATTACTATTTTTACTTACCGTGCTCAGCTCGGTGCGGAAAATCCTACAGACGTATTTATTCCAATTTTAATTGCGACTTATATATCCACGCTGGTCGGTTTGCTTGCCGTCGCTTTTGTGCAAAAAATCAATTTGCTGGATAAAGTTGTAATGGCTTATCTGGGCAGCTTTACGCTGGTCGTTGGCGGTTTGCTGGTTTATTTTTCCAGTTTGCCGCAACAGCAAATGCTTCAGCAATCTGCGATTATCAGTAATATTATTCTGTTTTCGTTAATCATCAGTTTTATTTTTGGTGCCCTTTATAAGGGTATTAATGCTTACGATGCCTTTATAGAAGGTGCTAAAGAAGGTTTTCAAACGGCTATATTGATCATTCCTTATCTGGTGGCCATGCTGGTTGCCATTGGGGTATTCAGAGCCAGCGGTGCCCTGGAGATGCTCGCTGATTTGGCAAGAACTCTTGTGCATTATTTTGGCATTGATGACCGTTTTGTTGATGCTCTACCTACGGCTTTAATGAAGCCTTTCAGTGGCAGTGGTGCCAGAGCGATGATGATAGATACCATGAAGACACATGGTGCCGATTCATTTTCCGGCCGTCTGGCGTCTGTGGTGCAAGGCAGTACGGAAACCACTTTTTACGTATTGGCCATTTACTTTGGCTCAGTGGGTATCAAACGTATTCGTCATGCCGCTGCCTGTGGGATAATAGCCGATTTTGCAGGCATTATTGCCGCAATTTTTGTTACCTATTGGTTCTTTGGATAA
- a CDS encoding tryptophan--tRNA ligase, which yields MTKAIVLTGITTTGTPHLGNYVGAIRPAINASKDENVTPFYFLADYHALIKCQEPERVRQSSLEIAATWLALGLDTSNAVFYRQSDVPEIMELTWMLTCVSSKGLMNRAHAYKAAVADNEQGGENDPDKGINMGLFSYPILMAADILLFNANKVPVGRDQIQHIEMARDIAGRFNHIYGEHFVLPEAVIDEHGAILSGLDGRKMSKSYNNTIPLFEPEKKLKKLINKIKTNSLEPGEPKNPDDCTLFSIYRAFATTAEVLEIRQRYAEGIAWGEMKRVLFEHINDHITPARERYEALLQAPEHIEEQLQEGAIKARAVSVPFIKELRKAVGISRISV from the coding sequence ATGACTAAAGCAATTGTTTTAACCGGTATTACCACCACGGGTACGCCGCATTTGGGTAATTATGTTGGCGCGATCAGACCCGCTATTAATGCCAGTAAAGATGAAAATGTTACGCCGTTTTATTTTCTGGCTGACTATCATGCCTTGATTAAATGTCAGGAGCCGGAAAGGGTCAGGCAATCCAGTCTTGAAATTGCTGCAACTTGGCTGGCTTTAGGATTGGATACGTCAAATGCAGTCTTTTATCGGCAGTCAGATGTTCCGGAAATTATGGAGTTGACGTGGATGTTAACCTGTGTCTCTTCCAAAGGTTTAATGAACAGGGCGCATGCCTATAAAGCGGCGGTTGCTGATAATGAACAAGGCGGCGAAAATGATCCTGATAAAGGCATTAATATGGGCTTGTTTAGTTACCCGATACTCATGGCCGCTGATATTTTACTATTCAATGCCAATAAAGTACCGGTAGGTAGGGATCAGATACAACATATCGAAATGGCCAGAGATATTGCCGGACGCTTTAACCATATTTATGGCGAACATTTTGTTTTGCCTGAGGCAGTGATTGATGAGCATGGTGCTATTTTGTCGGGACTTGATGGCCGTAAAATGAGTAAAAGCTATAACAATACGATTCCATTATTTGAGCCCGAGAAAAAGTTAAAAAAACTGATCAACAAAATTAAAACCAATTCCCTGGAACCGGGCGAGCCAAAAAATCCTGATGATTGTACTTTATTTAGCATTTATAGGGCGTTTGCTACTACCGCAGAAGTACTTGAAATACGCCAACGTTATGCAGAAGGTATTGCCTGGGGTGAAATGAAGCGGGTGTTGTTTGAGCATATTAATGATCATATTACCCCGGCAAGAGAGCGCTATGAGGCTTTATTACAAGCTCCTGAACATATTGAAGAACAATTACAGGAAGGCGCAATAAAAGCCCGGGCTGTTAGTGTGCCTTTTATTAAGGAGTTACGTAAAGCCGTTGGTATTTCCAGGATTTCAGTGTGA
- a CDS encoding TolC family protein has product MNKKTLKSAALVLLLSFLGIFNSAAQSQELSVDEVLSIFYQRNLDLIAAQYNIDRSLADAVIASAIPNPTVGFQIGELSASNMNKGSNATGCNHNTDVSCGAAEYYSFSQLIEVAGKRGLRIQSSGFATQAAESDFRDAVRIFSNMVRNSYYQLLQTQKNRWLAQEIVDHYEIISKANSLRMKKGDISESDFLRVKMEAMRGQADLDNAQAAVELAQADLAVILRWPDKSLQFEAKEQWPEVNNIGQNLSKEDLIGKALQQRPDLQGDKLRAEQADRQLELARRLKYPDVTVTGGYAHDPSNNALNTGFVGVSVPLPLFYQYQGEADKAAVNLSQSRLVAEQTELVIRSDVIGALATWNSAKKIVQRFRDGLLDDALAVRNSSELAYSKGATSVLDFIEAQRSYKNVMRDYYAAEINRANAYYDLEKSLGAAVDGDKAPVARGNKNQDTTK; this is encoded by the coding sequence ATGAACAAAAAAACTTTAAAATCAGCGGCACTCGTGCTGTTGTTAAGCTTTCTTGGTATCTTTAATTCAGCAGCACAGAGCCAGGAACTCTCTGTCGATGAAGTGCTGTCGATTTTTTATCAGCGTAATCTTGATTTGATTGCAGCTCAATACAATATCGACCGGTCTTTAGCTGACGCGGTGATTGCTTCGGCTATTCCCAACCCAACGGTTGGCTTTCAGATTGGAGAACTTAGCGCCAGCAATATGAACAAGGGCTCGAACGCGACGGGTTGTAATCATAATACAGATGTTTCCTGTGGCGCGGCGGAGTACTACTCTTTTAGCCAGTTGATTGAAGTTGCCGGTAAACGAGGCTTGCGCATACAAAGCAGTGGCTTTGCAACGCAAGCTGCCGAAAGCGATTTTCGGGATGCCGTGCGTATTTTTTCCAACATGGTCAGGAACAGTTACTATCAATTGTTGCAGACGCAGAAAAACCGCTGGCTTGCTCAGGAAATTGTCGACCATTACGAGATTATTAGTAAAGCCAACAGTCTACGCATGAAAAAAGGCGACATTTCAGAGTCTGATTTTTTGCGGGTCAAAATGGAAGCCATGCGTGGACAAGCTGATCTCGACAATGCACAAGCTGCCGTGGAGTTGGCGCAAGCTGATTTGGCGGTAATCTTGCGCTGGCCGGATAAAAGTCTGCAATTTGAAGCCAAAGAACAGTGGCCTGAAGTCAATAATATCGGTCAGAACCTTTCTAAAGAGGATTTGATTGGCAAAGCCTTGCAACAACGTCCTGATTTACAGGGTGATAAATTGCGTGCCGAACAAGCGGACAGGCAATTGGAATTGGCACGGCGACTTAAATATCCCGATGTCACTGTCACTGGCGGCTACGCTCACGATCCCAGCAATAATGCACTTAATACCGGCTTTGTCGGTGTCAGTGTGCCGTTACCCTTGTTTTATCAATACCAAGGCGAAGCTGATAAAGCCGCAGTTAATTTAAGTCAGAGTCGACTGGTTGCAGAGCAAACCGAACTGGTTATCCGTAGTGATGTTATCGGTGCTTTGGCAACCTGGAATAGTGCCAAAAAAATAGTGCAACGGTTTAGAGATGGTTTGCTTGATGACGCCCTGGCGGTAAGAAACAGTTCTGAGCTGGCTTACAGTAAAGGTGCTACCAGTGTGTTGGATTTTATTGAAGCGCAGCGTAGTTATAAAAATGTGATGCGGGATTATTATGCCGCAGAGATTAATCGCGCC
- a CDS encoding exo-beta-1,3-glucanase, which translates to MHYILLKVINNVLSLNMKISRLIVFFLLVIAVNGLLSWLSNLPQDAGPDVPDGKISSVSFAPFREGQSPLTEVFPKAEEIDEDLRLLSTETHTIRTYASTRGLTDVAAMAQKYGLNVIQGAWIGGMTMAEENQAEIDQLIKVANQYPDVIKRVIVGNEVLLRGELEPEQLLQYIRQVKKAVKQPVSYADVWSFYMRYPEIAKEVDFFTVHILPYWEDEPLTIEETAAHIEKNYRKIREAYPDKPILIGESGWPSAGRQRGWAVPSVVNEAKFIRSLVQLANKNGFDYNVVEAFNQPWKSQLEGVVGANWGLYSADRELVFPLTGKVTENPLWPKRLLYAALITLLVGGWQAKALFRLAPIRLLGFLGFTQLLSTLLVNQIGDYWYTSYSLIERLQVWFIGGLSLLLGCLILGRTLDVLKDSMSEKCGLWIRYLILAFVAIALYESQALALNGRYLSMPYPMTYIPVVGIVGFMVIRYFVKGENYIFSLRINDLFSTQALSVKSAKIVSLVLALTGLLLIVIEMDFIMHNSNYEEAYPVLFDRIYATFMVTCNYSQLMGWPMLIAAVLFRIPLRACAYALIFMVLAIIIGETCTFLMGHDFIESYPNVGERVSMAFIYTITNCELLLWLASLLILAFPLWQYRDNKTSGA; encoded by the coding sequence ATGCACTATATCCTTCTTAAAGTTATCAATAATGTTTTAAGTTTAAATATGAAAATCTCCAGGCTCATTGTGTTTTTTTTATTGGTTATCGCTGTTAACGGTTTGTTGTCGTGGTTAAGCAATTTACCACAGGATGCAGGTCCCGATGTTCCTGACGGTAAAATCAGCAGCGTTTCTTTTGCCCCGTTTCGTGAAGGACAAAGTCCATTAACAGAAGTATTTCCTAAAGCTGAAGAGATAGACGAAGATTTACGGTTGTTATCTACCGAAACCCATACCATACGCACTTATGCCAGCACGCGCGGCTTGACCGATGTAGCGGCTATGGCTCAAAAATATGGCCTTAATGTTATACAAGGTGCCTGGATAGGTGGGATGACCATGGCCGAGGAAAATCAGGCCGAGATTGATCAATTAATTAAAGTCGCCAATCAATATCCGGATGTTATCAAGCGGGTTATCGTCGGCAATGAAGTCCTGCTCAGGGGGGAGTTGGAGCCGGAACAACTGCTGCAATACATCCGGCAAGTTAAAAAAGCAGTTAAACAGCCGGTTTCTTATGCTGATGTCTGGTCTTTTTATATGCGTTATCCGGAAATTGCCAAGGAAGTTGATTTTTTCACTGTGCATATTTTGCCATACTGGGAAGATGAACCCTTAACAATTGAAGAAACTGCTGCACATATAGAAAAAAATTACCGGAAAATCCGCGAAGCTTATCCAGATAAGCCGATTTTAATCGGCGAGTCGGGTTGGCCAAGTGCAGGACGTCAGCGTGGTTGGGCGGTACCCAGTGTCGTTAATGAAGCCAAGTTTATTCGCTCGCTGGTGCAATTGGCCAATAAGAACGGCTTTGACTATAACGTTGTCGAGGCATTTAATCAGCCGTGGAAAAGCCAACTTGAAGGCGTGGTCGGTGCTAATTGGGGGCTTTATTCTGCAGATCGCGAGCTGGTCTTTCCATTGACCGGCAAGGTAACGGAAAATCCTTTGTGGCCGAAGCGCTTGCTTTATGCAGCTTTGATTACGTTACTTGTGGGCGGCTGGCAAGCAAAAGCGCTCTTTAGGCTTGCGCCAATTCGCTTATTAGGTTTTCTCGGCTTTACTCAATTACTCAGTACTTTATTAGTTAATCAGATCGGTGATTATTGGTATACCAGCTATAGCCTGATCGAGCGACTACAAGTCTGGTTTATTGGCGGGTTGAGCTTGTTGTTGGGCTGCTTGATACTCGGTCGTACATTAGATGTGTTAAAAGACAGTATGAGCGAAAAATGTGGTCTATGGATACGTTATTTAATACTGGCCTTTGTTGCTATTGCGCTATATGAATCCCAGGCTTTGGCGTTGAATGGACGTTATCTTAGTATGCCTTATCCAATGACTTATATACCAGTGGTCGGCATAGTAGGTTTTATGGTTATTCGTTATTTTGTAAAAGGCGAAAATTATATCTTCTCGTTAAGAATTAATGACCTGTTCAGTACACAAGCCCTCTCAGTAAAATCGGCTAAAATAGTCAGTCTCGTATTAGCGTTAACAGGCTTGCTTTTAATTGTTATTGAAATGGATTTTATTATGCATAACTCAAATTATGAAGAGGCTTATCCTGTTTTATTTGACAGGATTTATGCGACATTCATGGTCACCTGCAACTATAGCCAGTTAATGGGCTGGCCTATGTTGATCGCGGCAGTTCTTTTTCGAATCCCTTTGCGGGCTTGCGCTTATGCGTTGATTTTTATGGTTCTAGCCATTATCATAGGCGAAACTTGTACGTTCCTTATGGGGCACGATTTTATCGAGAGCTACCCCAATGTTGGCGAAAGAGTATCGATGGCCTTTATTTATACAATAACTAACTGCGAGTTACTGCTTTGGTTAGCCAGTTTACTGATACTGGCGTTCCCGTTGTGGCAGTACCGAGACAATAAAACCTCTGGTGCGTAA
- a CDS encoding carbohydrate porin, with protein MVRVILTGINILKILLLCTVFIAMTVQADNATYPELDDKDEFSLMGLLSDHDWHDLKDERWNIYSQGTYISSFKQAFPAAYTNLNGSTNSLSRSAERSFTATFTSYIGLKGWKGAEFYAAPEMFSGQPLSELKGIGGSIQNFELQKNGETHSTWYLSRVYYRQTLSFGGTSAEVKSGPMQLAGTVDSRRFVFTAGTFSILDFFDKNTYAGDLRHQFLNMSFMTNAAYDFAADARGYTTGLVGEYYFDDWAFRFARIAAPKHPNDLPLNFYMFTNYGDQVELEHKHIIKEQPGAIKILGYRNRENMGSFTDAIAAYQTDPSKNATTCLGYNYDSQNSSAPDLCWARKSNVKMGIGINMEQRITEDVGLFFRGMVSDGKTEVYSYTSSDRSLSFGTLVKGLRWGREKDSVGFGYSQSWISKQHVDYINMGGIDGFIGDGKINYHPEQLVNIYYQWHVITSSWLSFDYQHLANPAYNADRGPVNIYGVRVHFEF; from the coding sequence ATGGTCAGAGTTATATTAACAGGGATTAATATTTTAAAAATTTTGCTGTTATGCACTGTGTTTATAGCAATGACTGTTCAGGCCGACAATGCTACCTATCCAGAGTTGGATGATAAAGATGAATTTTCACTCATGGGACTGTTATCTGATCATGATTGGCACGACCTAAAAGATGAACGCTGGAATATTTATTCACAGGGAACTTATATTTCCAGCTTTAAACAGGCCTTTCCTGCTGCCTATACCAATTTAAACGGCTCTACCAATTCATTGTCACGTAGCGCAGAGCGCAGTTTTACCGCAACATTTACGTCTTATATTGGCCTTAAAGGCTGGAAAGGTGCTGAATTCTATGCTGCACCGGAAATGTTTTCCGGTCAACCTCTTTCAGAACTAAAGGGAATAGGCGGAAGTATTCAAAACTTTGAGCTGCAGAAAAATGGTGAAACCCACTCTACCTGGTATTTATCAAGAGTTTATTACCGGCAAACGTTATCATTCGGTGGAACATCGGCTGAAGTTAAATCGGGCCCGATGCAATTAGCCGGAACTGTCGATAGCCGCCGTTTTGTTTTTACCGCAGGTACTTTTAGCATTCTCGATTTTTTTGATAAAAATACCTATGCCGGAGACCTTCGGCATCAATTTTTGAATATGTCTTTTATGACTAATGCGGCTTATGACTTTGCTGCTGATGCAAGGGGCTATACGACAGGATTGGTTGGCGAATATTATTTTGATGACTGGGCATTTCGATTTGCACGAATCGCCGCTCCTAAACACCCTAACGATTTACCTTTAAATTTTTATATGTTCACGAATTATGGTGATCAGGTAGAGCTGGAACATAAACATATTATCAAAGAACAGCCGGGGGCTATAAAAATTCTGGGTTATAGAAATCGTGAAAATATGGGCAGTTTTACTGATGCTATCGCGGCATATCAAACTGATCCCTCAAAAAATGCGACAACCTGCCTTGGCTATAATTATGACTCTCAAAACTCTTCTGCCCCCGATCTTTGTTGGGCCAGAAAATCGAATGTAAAAATGGGCATTGGCATCAATATGGAACAGCGAATCACAGAAGATGTAGGCTTGTTTTTTAGAGGTATGGTTTCAGACGGAAAAACCGAAGTTTATTCTTATACATCCTCAGATCGATCGTTATCTTTTGGTACATTAGTCAAAGGTTTGCGTTGGGGGAGGGAAAAAGACTCGGTAGGTTTTGGCTATTCACAGAGTTGGATTTCAAAGCAGCATGTCGACTATATAAACATGGGTGGCATTGATGGTTTTATCGGTGACGGCAAGATTAATTACCATCCTGAGCAGTTAGTTAATATTTACTATCAATGGCATGTGATTACTTCTAGCTGGCTTTCTTTTGATTATCAACATTTAGCCAATCCGGCTTACAATGCAGATCGTGGCCCGGTAAATATTTATGGGGTTCGGGTGCATTTTGAATTTTAA
- the mtaB gene encoding tRNA (N(6)-L-threonylcarbamoyladenosine(37)-C(2))-methylthiotransferase MtaB, with protein MKVHLKTLGCRLNEAELETWAQAFQKSGHSITRQAEAAQLIVINSCAVTQDAARKSRQLIRRIHRDNPQAKLVVSGCYATLNQDEAASLLGVDLVVSNKDKDQLVEKTLTELNMDVMPAMSTEPGEISLFTRGRQRAFVKVQDGCRYRCTFCIVTVARGDEISRPVQAVIDEINALYKQGITEVILTGVHLGGYGSDLGNNLSDLINAILSETDIPRLRLGSLEPWELPEDFFTLFHNPRLMPHLHLPLQSGSDTVLRRMARRCKTEEFSLIVSQLRAQIPHFNITTDIIVGFPGETEEEWQDSFNFIKQTGFGHIHIFTYSSREGTKAATLPNQLTNDIKKQRSQQLHVLANDMKLAFCQENIDNEFPVLWEGYHEPLEGGKQRVFGYTPNYLKVSCVINNDESVENKIITTKLMAVKEGYIVGELDGNRLL; from the coding sequence ATGAAAGTTCACCTTAAAACACTCGGCTGCCGTCTTAACGAAGCAGAATTGGAAACTTGGGCGCAAGCGTTTCAAAAGTCCGGGCATTCAATTACCAGACAGGCAGAAGCGGCCCAGCTGATTGTGATTAATTCCTGTGCGGTTACGCAGGACGCCGCCAGGAAATCACGTCAACTTATACGTCGTATACACCGAGATAATCCACAAGCCAAGCTGGTGGTCAGTGGTTGTTACGCGACCTTAAACCAGGATGAAGCGGCGTCTTTATTGGGTGTTGATTTGGTTGTGAGCAACAAGGATAAAGATCAGCTGGTAGAAAAAACATTAACCGAACTTAATATGGATGTTATGCCTGCGATGTCGACAGAGCCGGGTGAAATATCATTATTTACTCGTGGACGGCAACGCGCTTTTGTTAAAGTCCAGGATGGCTGTCGTTATCGCTGTACATTTTGTATTGTTACCGTGGCGCGTGGTGATGAAATTAGCCGCCCGGTGCAGGCGGTGATAGATGAAATCAATGCCCTATATAAACAAGGCATTACTGAGGTTATCCTTACCGGTGTACATTTAGGTGGCTATGGTAGTGATTTGGGCAATAATTTGTCCGATTTAATCAACGCTATTTTGTCTGAAACAGACATTCCAAGGCTTAGACTCGGTTCTTTAGAGCCTTGGGAATTACCGGAAGATTTTTTTACGTTGTTTCATAATCCACGCTTGATGCCGCATTTACATTTGCCGCTGCAAAGTGGTTCGGATACCGTTCTACGTAGAATGGCGCGGCGTTGTAAAACAGAAGAATTTAGCCTAATTGTTAGTCAATTGCGGGCGCAAATTCCTCACTTTAATATTACTACAGATATTATTGTCGGCTTTCCCGGCGAAACCGAGGAAGAATGGCAGGACAGTTTTAACTTTATCAAACAAACCGGTTTTGGGCATATTCATATTTTTACCTATTCCAGTCGTGAAGGTACAAAAGCGGCTACCTTGCCAAACCAGTTGACCAATGATATTAAGAAACAGCGTAGCCAGCAGTTGCATGTTTTGGCGAATGATATGAAATTGGCATTTTGCCAGGAAAATATCGACAATGAATTTCCGGTATTATGGGAAGGTTACCATGAACCACTGGAAGGCGGAAAACAGCGGGTGTTTGGCTATACGCCCAATTACCTTAAAGTCAGTTGTGTGATAAACAACGATGAATCGGTTGAAAATAAAATCATTACCACAAAATTAATGGCGGTCAAGGAAGGCTATATTGTTGGTGAGCTTGACGGTAACCGCTTGCTTTAA